A part of Cannabis sativa cultivar Pink pepper isolate KNU-18-1 chromosome 6, ASM2916894v1, whole genome shotgun sequence genomic DNA contains:
- the LOC115724926 gene encoding probable WRKY transcription factor 20 isoform X3 — MIIQAEPSPTTGTFMKPQMAQGSVGSAAYSTTTVYSNINVSDNKSSSTFEFKPHALSNMVTAEINTQRNAVSLQVQSQPQSFGTVSLVKSEVAVNSNELGFSSAARGVVASADGDSDELNQRGNSSSGVQTAQFDHKGNGPSVISSEDGYNWRKYGQKHVKGSEFPRSYYKCTHPNCEVKKLFERAHDGQITEIVYKGTHDHPKPQPSRRYNTGSIMSNQEERSDKFSSIIGRDDKSSIYGQGSNTNEPNGTPDQSPIATIDDIVEATGNRISDDADDDDPFSKRRKMEIGCIDVTPVVKPIREPRVVVQTLSEVDILDDGYRWRKYGQKVVRGNPNPRSYYKCTNAGCPVRKHVERASHDPKAVITTYEGKHNHDVPAARNSSHELVGSMAASIPARIRPEETDTISLDLGVGISSATDNRSNEQHPTAQSEQMESRSHNSNVNVAQGGTTFYGILGNGLNQFGSRENIEISTLNHSSYPYPQNMGRILTGP; from the exons ATGATCATACAG GCAGAACCTTCCCCAACTACTGGTACCTTTATGAAGCCTCAAATGGCGCAGGGCTCTGTTGGTTCTGCTGCATATTCAACCACTACGGTTTACTCTAATATCAATGTTTCTGATAACAAAAGTTCAAGTACCTTTGAGTTTAAACCTCATGCTCTGTCAAATATG GTTACTGCAGAAATAAATACCCAGAGAAATGCAGTGTCTCTGCAAGTCCAAAGTCAACCCCAATCATTTGGGACAGTATCTTTAGTTAAAAGTGAGGTGGCAGTCAATTCAAACGAGTTGGGCTTTTCATCAGCAGCGCGTGGTGTTGTTGCTTCTGCTGATGGTGATTCAGATGAATTAAACCAGAGGGGCAATTCTAGTTCTGGTGTCCAAACAGCACAATTTGATCACAAGGGAAATGGACCTTCAGTCATATCTTCTGAAGATGGGTATAACTGGCGTAAGTATGGACAAAAGCATGTCAAAGGAAGTGAATTTCCGCGTAGCTATTACAAATGTACCCATCCTAACTGTGAAGTGAAAAAACTATTTGAGCGTGCCCATGATGGACAGATAACAGAGATTGTTTACAAGGGCACACATGATCATCCTAAACCTCAACCCAGTAGGCGATACAACACTGGTAGTATTATGTCTAACCAGGAAGAAAGATCTGACAAGTTTTCATCTATAATTGGTCGTGATG ACAAGTCTAGCATATATGGACAGGGGTCTAATACTAATGAGCCAAATGGTACTCCAGATCAATCTCCTATTGCAACAATTGATGACATTGTAGAAGCTACAGGAAATAGGATCAGTGATGATGCAGATGATGATGATCCATTCTCAAAGCGGAG GAAAATGGAAATCGGATGCATTGATGTCACTCCAGTGGTTAAGCCTATCAGGGAACCACGTGTTGTTGTTCAAACTCTGAGTGAGGTGGATATACTGGATGATGGATACCGCTGGCGGAAATATGGCCAGAAAGTAGTGAGAGGAAATCCTAATCCAAG GAGTTATTACAAATGCACAAATGCTGGATGCCCTGTTAGAAAACATGTGGAGAGAGCTTCTCATGATCCTAAAGCAGTTATAACAACATATGAAGGAAAACATAACCACGATGTCCCTGCTGCGAGAAATAGCAGCCATGAATTGGTAGGATCAATGGCTGCAAGCATCCCAGCAAGGATTAGACCGGAGGAAACTGATACCATTAGCCTTGATCTAGGGGTTGGAATTAGTTCTGCTACTGATAATAGGTCCAACGAGCAACATCCTACTGCGCAATCTGAACAAATGGAAAGCCGAAGTCACAACTCCAATGTCAATGTAGCTCAAGGAGGTACGACATTCTACGGTATCCTAGGTAATGGCTTGAACCAATTTGGATCTAGAGAAAATATTGAAATATCAACTTTGAACCATTCATCATATCCATATCCACAAAACATGGGTAGAATCTTAACAGGTCCTTAA
- the LOC115724926 gene encoding probable WRKY transcription factor 20 isoform X1, with protein sequence MEAAAADLHRRSSDDVDLGRNEFPDPPSGCGGAKYKLLSPAKLPISRSACLTIPPGLSPSSFLESPVLLSNMKAEPSPTTGTFMKPQMAQGSVGSAAYSTTTVYSNINVSDNKSSSTFEFKPHALSNMVTAEINTQRNAVSLQVQSQPQSFGTVSLVKSEVAVNSNELGFSSAARGVVASADGDSDELNQRGNSSSGVQTAQFDHKGNGPSVISSEDGYNWRKYGQKHVKGSEFPRSYYKCTHPNCEVKKLFERAHDGQITEIVYKGTHDHPKPQPSRRYNTGSIMSNQEERSDKFSSIIGRDDKSSIYGQGSNTNEPNGTPDQSPIATIDDIVEATGNRISDDADDDDPFSKRRKMEIGCIDVTPVVKPIREPRVVVQTLSEVDILDDGYRWRKYGQKVVRGNPNPRSYYKCTNAGCPVRKHVERASHDPKAVITTYEGKHNHDVPAARNSSHELVGSMAASIPARIRPEETDTISLDLGVGISSATDNRSNEQHPTAQSEQMESRSHNSNVNVAQGGTTFYGILGNGLNQFGSRENIEISTLNHSSYPYPQNMGRILTGP encoded by the exons ATGGAAGCTGCCGCTGCTGACCTCCATCGCCGGAGCTCAGATGATGTGGATCTGGGGAGGAACGAGTTTCCCGACCCGCCCAGTGGTTGTGGTGGCGCCAAGTATAAGCTGTTGTCGCCCGCCAAGCTCCCGATCTCCAGGTCTGCTTgccttactattcctccaggGCTTAGCCCCTCCTCGTTTCTGGAATCGCCGGTCTTGCTATCTAACATGAAG GCAGAACCTTCCCCAACTACTGGTACCTTTATGAAGCCTCAAATGGCGCAGGGCTCTGTTGGTTCTGCTGCATATTCAACCACTACGGTTTACTCTAATATCAATGTTTCTGATAACAAAAGTTCAAGTACCTTTGAGTTTAAACCTCATGCTCTGTCAAATATG GTTACTGCAGAAATAAATACCCAGAGAAATGCAGTGTCTCTGCAAGTCCAAAGTCAACCCCAATCATTTGGGACAGTATCTTTAGTTAAAAGTGAGGTGGCAGTCAATTCAAACGAGTTGGGCTTTTCATCAGCAGCGCGTGGTGTTGTTGCTTCTGCTGATGGTGATTCAGATGAATTAAACCAGAGGGGCAATTCTAGTTCTGGTGTCCAAACAGCACAATTTGATCACAAGGGAAATGGACCTTCAGTCATATCTTCTGAAGATGGGTATAACTGGCGTAAGTATGGACAAAAGCATGTCAAAGGAAGTGAATTTCCGCGTAGCTATTACAAATGTACCCATCCTAACTGTGAAGTGAAAAAACTATTTGAGCGTGCCCATGATGGACAGATAACAGAGATTGTTTACAAGGGCACACATGATCATCCTAAACCTCAACCCAGTAGGCGATACAACACTGGTAGTATTATGTCTAACCAGGAAGAAAGATCTGACAAGTTTTCATCTATAATTGGTCGTGATG ACAAGTCTAGCATATATGGACAGGGGTCTAATACTAATGAGCCAAATGGTACTCCAGATCAATCTCCTATTGCAACAATTGATGACATTGTAGAAGCTACAGGAAATAGGATCAGTGATGATGCAGATGATGATGATCCATTCTCAAAGCGGAG GAAAATGGAAATCGGATGCATTGATGTCACTCCAGTGGTTAAGCCTATCAGGGAACCACGTGTTGTTGTTCAAACTCTGAGTGAGGTGGATATACTGGATGATGGATACCGCTGGCGGAAATATGGCCAGAAAGTAGTGAGAGGAAATCCTAATCCAAG GAGTTATTACAAATGCACAAATGCTGGATGCCCTGTTAGAAAACATGTGGAGAGAGCTTCTCATGATCCTAAAGCAGTTATAACAACATATGAAGGAAAACATAACCACGATGTCCCTGCTGCGAGAAATAGCAGCCATGAATTGGTAGGATCAATGGCTGCAAGCATCCCAGCAAGGATTAGACCGGAGGAAACTGATACCATTAGCCTTGATCTAGGGGTTGGAATTAGTTCTGCTACTGATAATAGGTCCAACGAGCAACATCCTACTGCGCAATCTGAACAAATGGAAAGCCGAAGTCACAACTCCAATGTCAATGTAGCTCAAGGAGGTACGACATTCTACGGTATCCTAGGTAATGGCTTGAACCAATTTGGATCTAGAGAAAATATTGAAATATCAACTTTGAACCATTCATCATATCCATATCCACAAAACATGGGTAGAATCTTAACAGGTCCTTAA
- the LOC115724926 gene encoding probable WRKY transcription factor 20 isoform X2, with protein sequence MEAAAADLHRRSSDDVDLGRNEFPDPPSGCGGAKYKLLSPAKLPISRSACLTIPPGLSPSSFLESPVLLSNMKAEPSPTTGTFMKPQMAQGSVGSAAYSTTTVYSNINVSDNKSSSTFEFKPHALSNMVTAEINTQRNAVSLQVQSQPQSFGTVSLVKSEVAVNSNELGFSSAARGVVASADGDSDELNQRGNSSSGVQTAQFDHKGNGPSVISSEDGYNWRKYGQKHVKGSEFPRSYYKCTHPNCEVKKLFERAHDGQITEIVYKGTHDHPKPQPSRRYNTGSIMSNQEERSDKFSSIIGRDDQSPIATIDDIVEATGNRISDDADDDDPFSKRRKMEIGCIDVTPVVKPIREPRVVVQTLSEVDILDDGYRWRKYGQKVVRGNPNPRSYYKCTNAGCPVRKHVERASHDPKAVITTYEGKHNHDVPAARNSSHELVGSMAASIPARIRPEETDTISLDLGVGISSATDNRSNEQHPTAQSEQMESRSHNSNVNVAQGGTTFYGILGNGLNQFGSRENIEISTLNHSSYPYPQNMGRILTGP encoded by the exons ATGGAAGCTGCCGCTGCTGACCTCCATCGCCGGAGCTCAGATGATGTGGATCTGGGGAGGAACGAGTTTCCCGACCCGCCCAGTGGTTGTGGTGGCGCCAAGTATAAGCTGTTGTCGCCCGCCAAGCTCCCGATCTCCAGGTCTGCTTgccttactattcctccaggGCTTAGCCCCTCCTCGTTTCTGGAATCGCCGGTCTTGCTATCTAACATGAAG GCAGAACCTTCCCCAACTACTGGTACCTTTATGAAGCCTCAAATGGCGCAGGGCTCTGTTGGTTCTGCTGCATATTCAACCACTACGGTTTACTCTAATATCAATGTTTCTGATAACAAAAGTTCAAGTACCTTTGAGTTTAAACCTCATGCTCTGTCAAATATG GTTACTGCAGAAATAAATACCCAGAGAAATGCAGTGTCTCTGCAAGTCCAAAGTCAACCCCAATCATTTGGGACAGTATCTTTAGTTAAAAGTGAGGTGGCAGTCAATTCAAACGAGTTGGGCTTTTCATCAGCAGCGCGTGGTGTTGTTGCTTCTGCTGATGGTGATTCAGATGAATTAAACCAGAGGGGCAATTCTAGTTCTGGTGTCCAAACAGCACAATTTGATCACAAGGGAAATGGACCTTCAGTCATATCTTCTGAAGATGGGTATAACTGGCGTAAGTATGGACAAAAGCATGTCAAAGGAAGTGAATTTCCGCGTAGCTATTACAAATGTACCCATCCTAACTGTGAAGTGAAAAAACTATTTGAGCGTGCCCATGATGGACAGATAACAGAGATTGTTTACAAGGGCACACATGATCATCCTAAACCTCAACCCAGTAGGCGATACAACACTGGTAGTATTATGTCTAACCAGGAAGAAAGATCTGACAAGTTTTCATCTATAATTGGTCGTGATG ATCAATCTCCTATTGCAACAATTGATGACATTGTAGAAGCTACAGGAAATAGGATCAGTGATGATGCAGATGATGATGATCCATTCTCAAAGCGGAG GAAAATGGAAATCGGATGCATTGATGTCACTCCAGTGGTTAAGCCTATCAGGGAACCACGTGTTGTTGTTCAAACTCTGAGTGAGGTGGATATACTGGATGATGGATACCGCTGGCGGAAATATGGCCAGAAAGTAGTGAGAGGAAATCCTAATCCAAG GAGTTATTACAAATGCACAAATGCTGGATGCCCTGTTAGAAAACATGTGGAGAGAGCTTCTCATGATCCTAAAGCAGTTATAACAACATATGAAGGAAAACATAACCACGATGTCCCTGCTGCGAGAAATAGCAGCCATGAATTGGTAGGATCAATGGCTGCAAGCATCCCAGCAAGGATTAGACCGGAGGAAACTGATACCATTAGCCTTGATCTAGGGGTTGGAATTAGTTCTGCTACTGATAATAGGTCCAACGAGCAACATCCTACTGCGCAATCTGAACAAATGGAAAGCCGAAGTCACAACTCCAATGTCAATGTAGCTCAAGGAGGTACGACATTCTACGGTATCCTAGGTAATGGCTTGAACCAATTTGGATCTAGAGAAAATATTGAAATATCAACTTTGAACCATTCATCATATCCATATCCACAAAACATGGGTAGAATCTTAACAGGTCCTTAA
- the LOC115724926 gene encoding probable WRKY transcription factor 20 isoform X4: MIIQAEPSPTTGTFMKPQMAQGSVGSAAYSTTTVYSNINVSDNKSSSTFEFKPHALSNMVTAEINTQRNAVSLQVQSQPQSFGTVSLVKSEVAVNSNELGFSSAARGVVASADGDSDELNQRGNSSSGVQTAQFDHKGNGPSVISSEDGYNWRKYGQKHVKGSEFPRSYYKCTHPNCEVKKLFERAHDGQITEIVYKGTHDHPKPQPSRRYNTGSIMSNQEERSDKFSSIIGRDDQSPIATIDDIVEATGNRISDDADDDDPFSKRRKMEIGCIDVTPVVKPIREPRVVVQTLSEVDILDDGYRWRKYGQKVVRGNPNPRSYYKCTNAGCPVRKHVERASHDPKAVITTYEGKHNHDVPAARNSSHELVGSMAASIPARIRPEETDTISLDLGVGISSATDNRSNEQHPTAQSEQMESRSHNSNVNVAQGGTTFYGILGNGLNQFGSRENIEISTLNHSSYPYPQNMGRILTGP; this comes from the exons ATGATCATACAG GCAGAACCTTCCCCAACTACTGGTACCTTTATGAAGCCTCAAATGGCGCAGGGCTCTGTTGGTTCTGCTGCATATTCAACCACTACGGTTTACTCTAATATCAATGTTTCTGATAACAAAAGTTCAAGTACCTTTGAGTTTAAACCTCATGCTCTGTCAAATATG GTTACTGCAGAAATAAATACCCAGAGAAATGCAGTGTCTCTGCAAGTCCAAAGTCAACCCCAATCATTTGGGACAGTATCTTTAGTTAAAAGTGAGGTGGCAGTCAATTCAAACGAGTTGGGCTTTTCATCAGCAGCGCGTGGTGTTGTTGCTTCTGCTGATGGTGATTCAGATGAATTAAACCAGAGGGGCAATTCTAGTTCTGGTGTCCAAACAGCACAATTTGATCACAAGGGAAATGGACCTTCAGTCATATCTTCTGAAGATGGGTATAACTGGCGTAAGTATGGACAAAAGCATGTCAAAGGAAGTGAATTTCCGCGTAGCTATTACAAATGTACCCATCCTAACTGTGAAGTGAAAAAACTATTTGAGCGTGCCCATGATGGACAGATAACAGAGATTGTTTACAAGGGCACACATGATCATCCTAAACCTCAACCCAGTAGGCGATACAACACTGGTAGTATTATGTCTAACCAGGAAGAAAGATCTGACAAGTTTTCATCTATAATTGGTCGTGATG ATCAATCTCCTATTGCAACAATTGATGACATTGTAGAAGCTACAGGAAATAGGATCAGTGATGATGCAGATGATGATGATCCATTCTCAAAGCGGAG GAAAATGGAAATCGGATGCATTGATGTCACTCCAGTGGTTAAGCCTATCAGGGAACCACGTGTTGTTGTTCAAACTCTGAGTGAGGTGGATATACTGGATGATGGATACCGCTGGCGGAAATATGGCCAGAAAGTAGTGAGAGGAAATCCTAATCCAAG GAGTTATTACAAATGCACAAATGCTGGATGCCCTGTTAGAAAACATGTGGAGAGAGCTTCTCATGATCCTAAAGCAGTTATAACAACATATGAAGGAAAACATAACCACGATGTCCCTGCTGCGAGAAATAGCAGCCATGAATTGGTAGGATCAATGGCTGCAAGCATCCCAGCAAGGATTAGACCGGAGGAAACTGATACCATTAGCCTTGATCTAGGGGTTGGAATTAGTTCTGCTACTGATAATAGGTCCAACGAGCAACATCCTACTGCGCAATCTGAACAAATGGAAAGCCGAAGTCACAACTCCAATGTCAATGTAGCTCAAGGAGGTACGACATTCTACGGTATCCTAGGTAATGGCTTGAACCAATTTGGATCTAGAGAAAATATTGAAATATCAACTTTGAACCATTCATCATATCCATATCCACAAAACATGGGTAGAATCTTAACAGGTCCTTAA